The genomic segment CAATGCCAACTTTTTTGACCAATTGGTGTTCCATATCGAGGCATTCGATATCCCGCCAAGATTGGTGGAACTGGAAATCACCGAGGGGATTTTTGTCAATGACAAGCAGCTGGTCAAATCACTGATTCAACGGCTGGTACACCACGGCTTTAATGTCTCGATGGATGATTTTGGCACTGGTTATTCCTCCCTCAGTTACCTCCAGAGCCTGCCGATCCAAACACTCAAGATTGATCGCAGCTTTGTCAGTAATATCAACAACTCCGCTGCCGATGCCAATATTGTTGACTACATTATCCAGCTGGGCCATAGCCTGTATCTGGATATTGTCGCCGAAGGTGTGGAAACCGAGCAGCAACGGGAGTACCTTCTGTCCCATGGTTGCACCAAATTCCAGGGCTATCTGTTTAGCAAACCACTGGATGAAACTGCCTTTATCGAGTACCTGACCCCCGATTCTTCATGAAGCTGCCGCTGGTTTATCACTCCAACTACTCCTGTCCCTTCCCCGCAAACCACCGCTTTGTGATGTCCAAGTTTGTGCGTTTGTACGAACACCTGTTGCAGCAGGGATATATCAGCGACAACCTCTACCAACCGGCCATGGCCTCCGTCGCCGACCTTGCGATTGCCCACAGTCCGATTTACCTGCAAGGGCTGTTAGACGATGCCATTGAGGCAAAAGCCTGGCGACGTCTGGGCTTACCCTGGAGCCAGGGGCTGATTGACCGCACCCTGACCGCACCCAATGGCACCCTGCTGGCAGCCCGGCTGGCACTCCAGCATGGCATCGCCAGCCATCTGGGCGGCGGCACTCACCATGCGCATTATGATTTTGGCTCCGGTTTTTGCCTGGTCAACGACCTCGCCTATACCGCACTCACCTTATTGCGACGACGAGAAGTCAAACGGCTGCTTGTGTTTGATCTGGATGTGCATCAGGGCGATGGTACCGCCGCCATGCTGGCGCATGAACCCCGCGCCTTTACCTGTTCCATTCACTGCGAGAAAAATTTTCCATTCCGGAAAAGCCGCAGTGACCTCGATATTGGCCTTGATCAATACCTCGATAATGTTGCCTATCTTGCGATAGTTAGAGAAACATTCGAACGCCTGATTCATGAACAACAGCCAGAGCTGGTGATTTACGATGCCGGTGTGGATGTGTGGGAAGGAGATGAGCTCGGCCACCTGAATGTAACCCTTGAGGGGATTCAGCAGCGTGATCGC from the Candidatus Thalassolituus haligoni genome contains:
- a CDS encoding histone deacetylase, which translates into the protein MKLPLVYHSNYSCPFPANHRFVMSKFVRLYEHLLQQGYISDNLYQPAMASVADLAIAHSPIYLQGLLDDAIEAKAWRRLGLPWSQGLIDRTLTAPNGTLLAARLALQHGIASHLGGGTHHAHYDFGSGFCLVNDLAYTALTLLRRREVKRLLVFDLDVHQGDGTAAMLAHEPRAFTCSIHCEKNFPFRKSRSDLDIGLDQYLDNVAYLAIVRETFERLIHEQQPELVIYDAGVDVWEGDELGHLNVTLEGIQQRDRWVLEYCQQRRIPVVTVIGGGYDKDHQRLAERHASVVKTAYQVFEQNQSIHAVQTDKSETKPDA